From a single Calonectris borealis chromosome 19, bCalBor7.hap1.2, whole genome shotgun sequence genomic region:
- the TRPV3 gene encoding transient receptor potential cation channel subfamily V member 3, translated as MIKDNNEIIPLMGKKTNPSGIPPSNQQEKKPTESTPTKKSSHFFLEIDGFESNATPNNTSPPVFSKPMDSNIRPCASGNGEDMDSPQSLQDDATEYSPNVDSCCANISQGPEQTSARKKLKKYIFRAVSEGNIEELQCLLAELKERSNACTNMTVPDYLMKKFTASDTGKTCLMKALLNINQNTNVIVNTLLSFAEENGILERLINAAYTEEAYKGQTALNIAIERRQYEITQSLIEKGADVNAYAQGIFFNPKHKHEGFYFGETALALAACTNQPDIIQLLMDNTRTNIASQDSRGNNILHALVTVAEDFKTQNDFVIRMYDMILLKSKDRNLEKTKNKEGLTPLQLAAKTGKLEILKYILSREIRDKPNRSLSRKFTDWAYGPVQSSLYDLTELDTTTDNSVLEIIVYNTNIGNRHEMLTLEPLNSLLRMKWKKFARHMLFMSCCFYFLYNVTLTLVSYHRPNENEAPPYPLALTRGVGWLQLSGQVMVMLGAIFLAIKESVAIFLLRPSDLQSILSDAWFHFAFFIQALLVIFSVFLYLFSYKEHLVCLVLAMALGWANMLYFTRGFQSMGIYSVMIQKVILQDVIKFLVVYIVFLLGFGVALAALIETCQDGSECHSNSSLGPVLMDLFKLTLGLGDLEIQQNSKYPVLFLLLLITYVVLTFVLLLNMLIALMGETVEDISKESEHIWKLQRARTILEFEKFLPKCLRKKFQLGERCKVAENDSRVCLRINEVKWTEWKTHVSFINEDPGPTDPSKVQDNSRTNSKNTLNTFEEMDDLPETSV; from the exons ATGATTAAAGATAACAACGAAATTATTCCACTAATGGGCAAGAAAACAAATCCGTCTGGTATTCCCCCTTCAAACCAACAAGAGAAAAAGCCGACTGAAAGTACTCCCACAAAGAAAAG TTCACACTTTTTTCTGGAGATTGATGGTTTTGAAAGCAATGCAACTCCAAATAATACGTCTCCCCCTGTGTTTTCAAAACCAATGGATTCAAATATTCGTCCATG tgcATCTGGAAATGGAGAAGATATGGATTCCCCACAGTCTCTTCAGGATGATGCGACTGAATATAGCCCTAATGTAGACAGTTGTTG TGCTAACATATCACAAGGACCTGAGCAGACCAGTGCTCGGAAGAagttgaaaaaatacatatttcggGCAGTATCTGAGGGGAATATCGAAGAATTGCAATGTCTGcttgcagagctgaaggaacGATCAAATGCGTGTACAAACATGACTGTGCCAG ATtatctgatgaaaaaattcacaGCTTCAGATACTGGCAAAACTTGTCTGATGAAAGCTCTGCTGAACATCAACCAAAACACAAATGTGATAGTGAATACCCTACTatcctttgcagaagaaaatggtattttggaGAGACTTATCAATGCAGCATACACAGAAGAGGCATATAAAG GCCAGACAGCTCTAAATATTGCCATTGAAAGAAGACAATATGAAATAACTCAGAGCCTTATAGAAAAAGGAGCTGATGTCAATGCTTATGCCCAGGGTATTTTCTTTAATCCCAAACACAAGCATGAAGGCTTTTATTTTG GTGAAACTGCACTGGCGTTAGCTGCATGTACCAATCAACCAGACATAATTCAGCTCTTAATGGACAATACCAGGACTAATATTGCTTCTCAGGATTCCAGAGGAAACAATATCCTCCATGCATTAGTTACTGTGGCAGAGGACTTTAAAACCCAGAATGACTTTGTAATCAGAATGTATGATATGATTTTGTTGAAAAGTAAAgacagaaatttggaaaaaacaaagaataaggagGGTTTGACACCGCTACAATTAGCTGCAAAAACTGGGAAATTAGAG ATTCTGAAATATATCCTGAGCAGAGAGATAAGAGATAAGCCTAACAGGAGCCTGTCAAGAAAATTCACAGACTGGGCTTATGGTCCTGTTCAATCTTCTCTTTACGATCTGACAGAACTAGATACCACCACAGACAATTCAGTATTGGAAATTATTGTCTATAATACGAATATTGGT AATCGTCATGAAATGCTGACTTTGGAGCCTCTGAATTCACTCCTGCGAATGAAATGGAAGAAGTTTGCACGACACATGTTATTTATGTCatgttgtttttatttcctataCAACGTAACGCTAACGTTAGTTTCCTACCACAGGCCTAATGAAAATGAA GCTCCACCTTATCCACTAGCTCTAACACGTGGTGTGGGATGGCTGCAGTTATCGGGACAGGTGATGGTTATGTTAGGAGCAATATTTTTAGCCATAAAAGAG AGTGTAGCCATCTTTCTGCTTAGGCCCTCAGACCTGCAGTCAATTCTCTCTGATGCGTGGTTCCATTTTGCATT ttttataCAAGCTTTGCTTGTGATCTTCTCTGTCTTTTTGTACTTGTTTTCCTACAAAGAACACCTCGTGTGTCTTGTTTTGGCAATGGCCCTAGGATGGGCTAATATGCTCTATTTCACCAGAGGTTTCCAGTCCATGGGCATTTACAGTGTTATGATTCAAAAG gtCATCCTGCAAGATGTGATAAAATTTTTAGTTGTCTATATCGTGTTTTTGCTGGGATTTGGCGTAG CTCTTGCTGCATTGATTGAAACTTGCCAAGATGGCAGTGAATGCCATTCCAACAGCAGTCTGGGACCTGTTCTGATGGATCTTTTTAAGCTCACCCTAGGACTGGGTGATCTGGAGATCCAGCAAAATTCAAAGTATCCTGTGCTATTTCTTTTGCTCCTCATAACTTATGTTGTGTTGACTTTTGTTCTTCTCTTGAACATGCTGATTGCATTAATGGGAGAAACAGTGGAAGATATTTCTAAAGAGAGTGAGCACATCTGGAAACTCCAG AGAGCCAGAACTATTTTGGAATTTGAAAAATTCTTACCAAaatgtttgaggaaaaaattCCAACTAGGAGAACGGTGTAAAGTGGCTGAAAACGACAGCAGGGTGTGTTTA
- the TRPV1 gene encoding transient receptor potential cation channel subfamily V member 1: MSSILGKMKKFGSSDMEESEVTDEHTDGEDSVLETPDSLQGTISTKVQPPKSNIFARRGRFVIGDSDKDMAPMDSFYQLDHLMAPSVIKFHANLERGKLHKLLSTDSITGFSEKAFKFYDRRRIFDAVAQGNTRDLDDLLLYLNRTLKHLTDDEFREPGTGKTCLLKAMLNLHDGKNDTIPLLLDIARKTGTLKEFVNAEYTDNYYKGQTALHIAIERRNMYLVKLLIQNGADVHARAHGEFFRKIKGKPGFYFGELPLSLAACTNQLCIVKFLLENPYQAANIAAEDSMGNTVLHTLVEIADNTKDNTKFVTKMYNNILILGAKINPILKLEELTNKKGLTPLTLAAKTGKIGIFAYILRREIKDPECRHLSRKFTEWAYGPVHSSLYDLSCIDTCEKNSVLEIIAYSSETPNRHEMLLVEPLNRLLQDKWDRFVKHLFYFNFFVYTMHIIILTTAAYYRPVEKKEKPPFTFGHSTGEYFRVTGEILSVLGGLYFFFRGIQYFVQRRPSFKTLIVDSYSEVLFFVHSLLLLSSVVLYFCGQELYVASMVFSLALGWANMLYYTRGFQQMGIYSVMIAKMILRDLCRFMFVYLVFLLGFSTAVVTLIEDDNEGQDTNSSEYARCCHMKRGRTSYNSLYYTCLELFKFTIGMGDLEFTENYRFKSVFVILLVLYVILTYILLLNMLIALMGETVSKIAQESKSIWKLQRAITILDIENSYLNCVRRSFRSGKQVLVGVTPDGQDDYRWCFRVDEVNWSTWNTNLGIINEDPGYSGDLKRNPSYSIKPGRVSGKNWKTLVPLLRDGTRREETQKLPEEVKLKPVLEPYYEPEDSETLKESIPKSV, from the exons ATGTCTTCCATTCTTGGGAAGATGAAGAAATTTGGCAGTTCTGACATGGAGGAATCTGAAGTGACAGATGAACACACGGATGGAGAGGACTCCGTGCTGGAAACACCTGATAGTCTCCAGGGTACAATCAGCACCAAGGTGCAGCCACCCAAAAGCAACATCTTTGCAAGACGTGGGCGGTTTGTGATAGGGGATAGTGACAAGGACATGGCTCCCATGGACTCCTTTTACCAGCTGGATCACCTGATGGCACCTTCTGTCATCAAATTCCATGCCAATTTGGAGAGGGGGAAACTTCACAA GCTCCTATCTACAGATTCCATCACAGGCTTCtcagaaaaagctttcaaatttTATGACCGCAGAAGGATCTTTGATGCCGTAGCCCAAGGCAACACAAGGGACCTGGATGATCTGCTACTCTATCTTAATAGAACCTTGAAGCATCTCACAGATGATGAGTTCAGAG AGCCAGGAACTGGGAAAACCTGCTTACTGAAAGCCATGCTGAATCTACATGATGGGAAAAACGATACCATTCCCTTGCTGCTGGATATTGCAAGGAAAACTGGAACTCTGAAAGAGTTTGTTAATGCAGAGTATACTGACAACTACTACAAGG GCCAGACTGCACTTCACATCGCCATTGAGAGGAGGAACATGTACCTGGTGAAGCTCTTGATCCAGAACGGAGCAGATGTTCATGCAAGAGCCCATGGGGAGTTCTTCAGGAAAATCAAAGGGAAGCCTGGCTTTTATTTTG GGGAGCTGCCTTTGTCCCTGGCTGCCTGCACCAACCAGCTCTGCATTGTAAAATTCCTCCTTGAGAACCCCTACCAGGCAGCCAACATCGCCGCTGAGGACTCCATGGGCAATACGGTCCTGCACACATTGGTGGAGATTGCAGATAATACTAAGGATAATACCAAGTTTGTTACCAAGATGTACAATAACATATTGATCCTTGGTGCCAAAATCAATCCAATCCTGAAGCTAGAAGAACTCACCAACAAGAAAGGGCTGACTCCATTAACTCTGGCAGCCAAAACAGGGAAGATAGGG ATTTTCGCTTACATCCTCAGACGAGAGATCAAAGATCCTGAGTGCAGACACTTGTCTAGGAAGTTCACTGAATGGGCTTATGGACCTGTCCACTCATCTCTTTATGACCTGTCCTGTATAGACACATGCGAGAAAAATTCAGTGCTTGAGATTATTGCCTACAGTAGTGAAACGCCA AACCGTCATGAGATGCTGCTGGTGGAACCCCTTAACAGGCTGCTGCAAGACAAGTGGGACCGGTTTGTCAAACACTTATTTTACTTCAACTTCTTTGTCTATACCATGCATATCATCATCCTCACCACAGCTGCTTACTACAGACCTgtagagaagaaggaaaag CCTCCCTTCACGTTTGGTCACAGCACTGGGGAATATTTTCGAGTGACTGGAGAGATCCTGAGTGTACTGGGaggtctctatttttttttcagaggg atacagtATTTCGTGCAGAGGCGCCCGTCATTCAAGACGCTGATAGTTGACAGCTACAGTGAGGTTCTTTT CTTTGTTCACTCCTTGCTCCTCCTGAGCTCTGTGGTGCTGTACTTCTGTGGCCAGGAACTGTACGTGGCTTCCATGGTCTTCTCCTTGGCGCTGGGCTGGGCTAACATGCTGTACTACACCCGTGGCTTCCAGCAGATGGGCATTTACTCTGTCATGATTGCCAAG ATGATCCTTAGAGATTTATGTCGCTTCATGTTTGTCTATCTAGTATTCCTCTTGGGATTTTCTACAG ctgtggtgACTTTAATTGAAGATGACAATGAGGGGCAAGACACAAATAGCTCTGAATATGCCCGATGCTGCCATATGAAACGAGGCCGCACATCCTACAATAGTCTGTATTATACCTGCTTGGAGCTTTTCAAGTTCACTATTGGGATGGGGGACCTGGAGTTCACAGAGAACTACAGGTTCAAGTCTGTGTTTGTCATCCTTTTGGTTCTCTATGTCATCCTTACATACATCCTCCTACTCAATATGCTTATTGCACTGATGGGGGAAACTGTGAGCAAAATTGCACAGGAGAGCAAGAGCATCTGGAAACTCCAG AGAGCCATCACAATCTTGGATATTGAAAACAGCTACTTGAACTGTGTGAGGCGCTCGTTCCGGTCTGGGAAGCAAGTCTTGGTGGGGGTCACACCTGACGGCCAAGATGATTACAGATGGTGCTTTAG AGTTGATGAAGTGAACTGGTCCACATGGAATACTAATCTGGGCATAATCAATGAAGACCCTGGGTACTCCGGGGACCTCAAACGAAATCCCAGTTACTCTATTAAGCCTGGCAGAG TTTCagggaaaaactggaaaacattggTTCCGCTTTTAAGAGATGGAACCAGGAGAGAAGAGACTCAAAAACTACCAGAAGAAGTCAAATTAAAACCTGTTTTGGAACCTTATTATGAGCCAGAAGATTCTGAGACGTTGAAGGAGTCAATTCCAAAGTCAGtctaa